One window of Nicotiana tomentosiformis chromosome 11, ASM39032v3, whole genome shotgun sequence genomic DNA carries:
- the LOC138901889 gene encoding uncharacterized protein, translating to MDVLTYHIQGEMPWCVLFADNIVLIDESRTSVNEMLEVWRQALESKGFKLSRTKTEYLECKFSTEPRKVGVEVRLESQVIPSSGKFKYLGSVIQREGEIDEDVTHRIGVG from the coding sequence ATGGACGTGTTAAcataccatattcaaggggagatgCCATGGTGTGTGTTATTCGCCGAtaacatagttctgattgatgagtcgcgaaccAGTGTTAACGAGATGTTAGAGGTCTGGAGAcaggcccttgagtctaagggtttcaaactgagcaggacgaagacggaatacttggagtgtaagttcagcactGAGCCGAGGAAAGTGGGCGTggaagtgaggcttgaatcacaggtcataccAAGTAGTGGCaaattcaagtaccttgggtcggttatccagaGGGAAggagagattgacgaggatgtcacacaccgtattggggtggggTAG
- the LOC138901890 gene encoding uncharacterized protein, whose translation MEWYKVARKEAKVVVTEAKTAAYGRIYEELGKSQREEVISTGEDERVEGLGFGPSEMHQGQRWSLVERYRERKKDLHMVFIDLEKAYDKVPREVFRRLLEVKDMSASYIWAIKDMYDGAKTRVRTIGGDSE comes from the exons ATGGAGtggtataaggtagctaggaaggaAGCAAAGGTGGTGGTCACGGAGGCTAAAACTGCAGCCTATGGCCGTATATACGAGGAACTGGGGAAAAGTcagagagaagaagttatttcGACTGGCGAAGATGAGAGAGTGGAAGGCctgggatttggaccaagtgagatgcatcaaggacaaCGATG GAGCTTGGTGGAACGGTacagggagaggaagaaggatctgcacatggtgtttattgatttagagaaagcatatgacaaggttcctagagaagttttcCGGAGACTCTTAGAGGTAAAAGACATGTCGGCTTCCTACATTTGggcaattaaggacatgtatgatggggctaagactcgggttaggactataggaggcgactctgagtaG
- the LOC104085618 gene encoding uncharacterized protein codes for MTIKLVVGECTLNIVSAYAPYAGLDEEVKCRFWEGLDEIVRQVPPTERLFKGGDFNGLIGSTASGYGEVHGGFGFGERNEGGTSLLDFAKAFGFVIANSSFSKRDEHLVTFQNVVATTQIDYILLRRCDRGLCKDCKVIPGEILTTQHRLLVIDIGVMLKRRKRFDRGRPRIRWGALTKDKAQELEGRLSAMGA; via the coding sequence ATgactattaagttggtggttggagagtgcaccctaaacatcGTTAGCGCCTATGCCCCGTATGCGGGCCTGGATGAGGAGGTTAAATGCCGATTCTGGgaggggttagatgagattgttCGTCAAGTACCGCCTACTGAGAGGCTATTTaaaggaggggatttcaatggtctTATTGGGTCGACCGCAAGCGgctatggcgaggtgcatggaggcttcggttttggggagaggaacgaaGGAGGTACTTCgctgttggacttcgctaaggcttttgggtttgtgattgcgaactctagctttTCGAAGAGGGATGAGCATTTGGTTACTTTCCAAAATGTTGTGGCGACGACTCAGATTGACTATATCCTCCttaggaggtgtgacagagggttgtgtAAGGATTGTAAGGTtattccgggtgagatactcacgacgcaacataggctcttggtgatagATATTGGTGTTATGTTAAAGAGAAGGAAAAGGTTTGACCGCGGAcgaccgagaatcaggtggggtgccttgactaaggataaagcccaggagttggaggggcggttgtcggctatgggagccTAG
- the LOC104095387 gene encoding putative pentatricopeptide repeat-containing protein At1g02420, translating into MARIFSYKHLSIAPQTNSHFLPSSLYLLHSQSSDSTDKEVETLYRIITITQTPEGLKQSLKSSQISLSNDLIDRVLKRVRFSHSNPLQALEFFKFAAKRKGFYHTGFSLDTMLYVLARSRKFDKIWEVLIEMKRKDQSLITPRTIQVVLGRVAKVCSVRQTVEAFWGFKKLLKEFGVDCFNALLRALCQEKSMSDARNVYHSLKCKFRPNLQTFNILLSGWTSSEDAEGFFDEMRDLGVEPDVVSYNCLVDVYCKGREMEKAFKVVKEMREKDITPDVITYTSLIGGLGLVGQPDKARGVLKDMREYGCYPDAAAYNAAIRNFCIAKRIGDAYSLMDEMIMNGLSPNATTYNVFLRSFFWANDLRSSWSLYQRMKETWCLPSTQSCMFLIRLIRRHDKVEMALELWDDMVVRGFGSYILVSDILFDLLCDLGKLAEAERCFLQMVDKGQKPSNVSFRRIKVLMELANKQEALKLLSEKMASFGSSTQLIQEDKVEYDL; encoded by the coding sequence ATGGCTCGAATTTTCTCCTACAAACATCTCTCTATTGCCCCTCAAACGAACAGCCATTTTCTTCCTTCTTCCCTCTACCTCCTCCATTCTCAATCCTCCGATTCCACTGACAAAGAAGTTGAAACCCTTTACCGCATCATAACAATAACACAAACACCAGAGGGACTAAAACAATCGctcaaatcatcacaaatcagcTTATCAAACGACTTAATTGATAGAGTTCTCAAAAGGGTACGTTTTTCTCACTCCAACCCATTACAAGCTTTAGAGTTCTTTAAATTTGCAGCTAAGCGTAAAGGGTTTTACCATACTGGCTTTTCTTTAGACACCATGTTGTATGTACTTGCTAGGAGTCGTAAATTTGACAAGATTTGGGAGGTTTTAATAGAAATGAAGAGAAAAGATCAATCTTTAATAACGCCCCGAACAATTCAAGTTGTTTTGGGTAGAGTTGCTAAAGTTTGTTCAGTTAGGCAAACTGTTGAGGCTTTTTGGGGCTTCAAAAAACTGTTGAAAGAGTTTGGTGTTGATTGTTTCAATGCATTGTTGAGGGCTTTGTGCCAGGAGAAGAGTATGAGTGATGCTAGGAATGTGTACCATAGCTTGAAATGTAAGTTTAGGCCAAATTTGCAAACTTTTAATATACTTTTGTCTGGTTGGACATCGTCCGAGGATGCAGAGGGATTTTTTGATGAGATGAGGGATTTGGGTGTTGAACCGGATGTTGTTTCGTATAATTGTTTGGTGGATGTGTATTGTAAAGGGAGAGAGATGGAGAAGGCGTTTAAGGTGGTGAAGGAGATGAGAGAGAAGGATATTACTCCCGATGTGATAACTTATACGAGTTTAATTGGAGGGTTGGGATTGGTTGGACAACCCGATAAGGCGAGGGGTGTTTTGAAGGATATGAGGGAGTATGGATGTTATCCGGATGCGGCAGCTTATAATGCTGCAATTAGGAACTTCTGCATTGCGAAGAGGATTGGGGACGCATACAGTTTGATGGATGAGATGATAATGAATGGCTTGAGCCCCAACGCTACTACTTATAATGTGTTCTTAAGGTCATTTTTTTgggcaaatgatttgagaagttCGTGGTCTTTGTACCAGAGGATGAAGGAGACTTGGTGCTTACCGAGTACACAGTCATGTATGTTTTTGATCAGGTTGATTAGGAGACACGATAAGGTGGAGATGGCACTTGAGTTGTGGGATGACATGGTGGTGAGAGGATTCGGCTCGTATATTTTAGTGTCTGATATTTTGTTTGATTTGCTTTGTGATCTGGGAAAATTGGCGGAGGCAGAACGATGTTTCTTGCAAATGGTGGATAAAGGGCAAAAGCCAAGTAATGTTTCTTTTAGGAGAATCAAGGTGCTTATGGAATTGGCTAATAAACAGGAAGCCCTTAAGCTTTTGTCAGAAAAGATGGCTTCTTTTGGTTCCTCCACCCAACTGATCCAAGAGGATAAAGTTGAATATGATTTATGA
- the LOC104095389 gene encoding uncharacterized protein, giving the protein MVFWEQGGRNGVGILVDKDLRDLVVEVRRVSDRLMSIKLVVGGFTLNIISAYAPQAGLDEEVKRRFWEDLNEMVRGIPHTEKLFIGGDFNGHIGATSGGYDDVHGGFGFGDRNGRGTSLLDFARAFDLVIANSNFPKKVEHLVTFRSSVARTQIDYLLCKRSDKGLCTDCKVIPSENLTTLHRLLVIDLDITRKKRKRAVYGQPRIKWGALTEDEVQELGVKLLPMGAWRSSGDASLMWTTTTMCIKEAAREVLGVSKGYNGGRNRDWWWNGEA; this is encoded by the coding sequence ATGGTTTTCTGGGAGCAAGGGGGCAGGAACGGGGTTGGTATTTTGGTTGATAAGGACCTCCGGGATTTAGTGGTAGAGGTTAGGAGAGTGAGCGACAGGCTGATGAGTATTAAGCTAGTTGTTGGTGGATTTACTTTGAACATAATCAGTGCGTACGCACCCCAAGCAGGCTTGGATGAGGAAGTCAAGAGGCGTTTCTGGGAGGATTTGAATGAGATGGTGCGCGGTATACCGCACACTGAGAAGCTTTTTATTGGAGGAGATTTCAACGGCCACATTGGAGCGACGTCTGGGGGCTATGATGATGTGCATGGTGGTTTCGGTTTTGGAGATAGAAATGGAAGGGGAACTTCACTGTTGGATTTCGCTAGAGCgtttgatttggtgatagcaaactcgaATTTTCCAAAGAAGGTGGAACACTTGGTCACATTCCGGAGCTCGGTGGCTAGGACCCAGATTGACTATCTTCTCTGCAAGAGATCCGATAAAGGTCTTTGCAcggattgcaaggtcatcccgagtgagaacctcaCGACCCTTCATAGGCTCCTGGTCATAGACCTTGATATCACGagaaagaagaggaagagggCGGTGTATGGCCAACCTAGAatcaagtggggagccttgactgAAGACGAAGTGCAGGAGTTGGGGGTTAAGTTGTTGcctatgggagcttggaggagtagtggggatgCGAGCCTGATGTGGACCACGACGACGATGTGCATTAAGGAAGCTGCTAGAGAGGTTCTAGGGGTCTCGAAGGGTTATAATGGTGGTCGCAAcagagactggtggtggaatggagaggcCTAA